The Gammaproteobacteria bacterium DNA window GCTCCCGAGCGGCCCGAGACTTGAATGGTGAGATGAAACCGATCAGCGACCTTCGTTCCGACGGCGACGACGTTGCCACGAGTGCCGGCCACACCGAAGGCAGGCATGTCGCCATACGAGCGATGGCGGCGCACGAGCGTTTCGACGCGCCGCTCGGCATCCACGCCAATCTGGCAGCCGAACGTCTCGAAGAAGTCTGCTTGGAGCTGGAGCCATGACCGAACCTCGCATCACGTCGACCCAGAACCCGCGCGTCAAACACCTCGTGCGCCTCCGTAGCCGACGTCATCGCGACACCGAAGGCCTCTTCACGATCGAGGGATATCGAGAACTCACCCGGGCGATCGACTCCGGAATCGAACTCGAAGAAGTCGCCTACTGCCCCTCGCTGTTCCTCGGCGCCAACGAGCGCGCCCTCCTCGAGGCCGCGGAGGTCGCCGGCGCTCATCTCATCGAGTTTGCCGAGGATCCTTTCCGTAAAGTGAGTTACCGAGATCGGCCAGAAGGTCTCATCGGCCTTGCCCGACAGTTCCCGACGGGACTGGATCGCCTCGAGCCAGGGCCGAACCCGCTCGTGTTGGTCGTCGAGTCGATCGAGAAGCCGGGAAACCTCGGCACGATGCTGAGAACCGCGGATGCCGCCGGCGCCGACGCAGTGATCGTCTCCGATCCGGCGACCGACCCGTTCAATCCGAACGTCGTGCGAGCGTCGCTGGGATGTCTGTTCCTGGTGCCGCTGGCCGTCGCGTCGAACACCGACACCCTTGCGTGGCTCACGGCATGCAAGATAAAGACGTTTGCCGCCACCCCGGCCGGCGAACGCCTCCACTGGGAGGCCGACTACCGGAAACCGAGCGCTCTCGCAATCGGCTCGGAGCAGTACGGCCTGTCCGAGACCTGGATGACGGCTGCCGATGAGCAGGTCCGCATCCCGATGCTCGGTGACGCGGACAGCCTCAACGCGGCGATGG harbors:
- a CDS encoding RNA methyltransferase encodes the protein MTEPRITSTQNPRVKHLVRLRSRRHRDTEGLFTIEGYRELTRAIDSGIELEEVAYCPSLFLGANERALLEAAEVAGAHLIEFAEDPFRKVSYRDRPEGLIGLARQFPTGLDRLEPGPNPLVLVVESIEKPGNLGTMLRTADAAGADAVIVSDPATDPFNPNVVRASLGCLFLVPLAVASNTDTLAWLTACKIKTFAATPAGERLHWEADYRKPSALAIGSEQYGLSETWMTAADEQVRIPMLGDADSLNAAMAAGVMLYEAVRQRTTGRQPTADSR